The genomic stretch ATCCAAGTTTTTGGACCATTATGAACATTGCTCTTACTTAAAACTGCACTTTCGATGTAACAGAATCACCTACATATTAAAGTATAAATTCTTGTTAAACTCTTGAAATAAGTACTTTCGGAAACGTATATCCGGACCACACATAATGCTAGCTATACAGTTGAAGCTCGCTTACATGGAAAGAAAATGTAATCAATCGAAACAAAAAAGGTCAACTGTTAAACaaggaaattatttaaataaaaacttacttTCTAACGGGAGGAATATTCTTTAAAGGAGTTAATACCAAACCTGGACGATTTTTAAGTATCCACGACTTAATTGCCAAAATACAACTATTAATTAGGAAAGTAATGATTTTGGCGATTGCTTTTGCCTTATATCAATATTGCTTATTTAAGAtaagaaatgttataaaaacaaatcaaGTTTGTAAAATGTTTGCTTTATTGTTATAAAGCATATATACGATGATGTAGACATATTAtacttttttactttaaaatagaaAATGACAACGAATTATCTAAAGTAATATATTAACAATCATCAAGGTATATTAACCAACGTTTCAGATGTCTAATTTCTTATGAACTGCACGACGACACACTATACCCACCGATGTGTTGTATGTTCTATATGAATATTATTACGACAAAACTATGGGGATTCTTAAATTTTCTAAATATTCACATACAAATTTATTACTGTCTTTACTAAATactgaaattaattttttatctGTAAAATTCGTATGTAATGTAGAcatatgatcacatttgatttaaaaatgggCATCGGTATTAATCTTTCGTTATATAATTCATGAATATAACATGTATACCGAGTCAAAGAAAATGCTATCATATAAATAACAGCCAATCTTCGTTGAAATTGTTTTAactatataacatttataaaaaacaacaattaacacTTTTTTAAGTGTCGCGTAAAACTATCTATAGATCACTCGATTCATTTTTGTTTAACAATCGTCTTGAACAGcctttttttttaccaatttttgTCTTTTTGAAAAAGTACttgaatgaaaaaaatgcaaagctgtaaaagtgttaatattaatcgtaaattgtaaacatatttttaatgtgCCATTGGATTCGATCTCGGAACCTctaaaagcaaacaaataaagCGGTACCACTTCAGCACGATGGTATTTGAATTTGGTCAGTAGTTTAatctcatatatatttttaagatgtTTCTTAGTTGGTAGTTCTGTTCTGCCTTTTTGGTATAttgtttgaaacatatatttgtatttaaccattttcattttgttatgaaaataatcaCTTTGTAAAACTGTGAACAAACCCCTTTAAATGATTCAAACTAGGTTATATGAACATAAGTTTATATAATTTCCTTTTTTATGGATTGCTAATGACAAATATGATGAATGGATTGTAACATGATTTTCAGTCCTTCTTATAAAATCCTCATGCGTTCCTGTTTCGTGAACAGGAAAAGTCACAAACAAAACCGTTCACTTAAACTTCCACGTTATTTATACAATGCAAATTGTTAATTCTTGAAATTATCAATTTATAACCATAAGTTAAAATATAACAACTCTCTGGTTTATGTATGTGACGGGTTCTTAGACGATTGGTGGGTCATTTACCTTTTACAATGAACATCCTCTTGTAGTGATAATACATTTTTTCTGCTGGGTCAACTGTacatataatttaacattattGATTGGAAAATGTCCTGTATTGAATGGACTCTTGTTAGTGCGTTTCTACTACACTTTGTCGCCGGTACACGTAAGTATACTTCATATTTATCATTAGAACTATATATAGTATCAGATCATCAACACATAATTGTGTAATAGTGTTTTTCAAGTGATTGTTTTTCTTACACTATCAACAAAAATGCCGATTGCGTATGTTCATTTCTGAATGATTATTCAGTAAttctaaaaaaacttaaaaaataacattgtatttataaacattttgccTTAAAATATGGGCAACAACAACATACACACTTAATTTTAATCTTAAGGTCTGGCACCTAAACGGTTAGGTTTTTGATTTAATacgaaactattttttttttccaaagataAGACTTTAACGTACACATACACGTGAAGTTTACTAACGAGATGACAACGCGTTTGTTTTTAGCTGACACTATTCCCAACTTGAAGATGATTGCCACTCGTGTTTCTTTAGAAGCTGTCAAACTTTCATGTTTAATTTCTGGTGGGCAAGTTCAACATTTggtgtttcaaagaaaaaattcaGCTGGAGACGAGCTTGATACTATTGCCGGAATATCAATCATCAATAAGACATGTGAATATAAGTCAGCGGATAAGGTACCGTGTTTATGTCTGACAGCCAATGAAGTTATCTGTATTGTCCTTGTACAACGGAACGAAACAGAGCACTCATGGAAATGTGTCTCTGTAATAAATGGACATCTGATTGGAAGCAATATTGTTAACCTCAGTGGCGATTTAAGGGGTTTGTATACTTCTTTTAATGCTTTTGCTTAGTATGCCTTGATGTACACACTGTAAATATCATAACAAATATACCATTAGCAACACAATCAGCAAAATGTTGGTGTGAAGACTACATCCAAGTGGCATGCAATATTACCAATATTGCTGATGCGATCAGTTCACACAATGACATGTGGAGATTCGCTATGTTGACATATAATATTCTAGTATACAGTAATAGTGTACAGATATCGTCCTATGGTATGTTTTTTAGCTGTAAACCTACACATGAATCTAAAAATAAGTGTTTAATTGTTGgacttatttttaaaataaatatcgtgTCAAAACAAGTTTTGAAAATTATGTAAAGATGATATTTATGAATGCACGTTTTAACCGCGTATTTGTGAATAACTATTTTCCAATAATTATTTCAGAATATATTCGTATAATGAGTAATTTGTTAAGTTAAATTGATGTTACGTATTTTTCACTTGTGTCAAAGGAACGAGCGAAATAACAACGTATGATGACGTCAAATCGACATCTCCAACTTTACATCAAACAGATAAGCTGACAGCAACAACAAAACTTGCGTTTCAATTTGACATCGATGGTAAGAATATTGATCGATACACATTGTATTGGAACAATGATTAAACAAGTATCTTTTTTTCATCTCcaactttaatctccaacttgaTGATATTACATATGACTGGTACAAAATATGTCACTGAATGTTCATCTTTGTTATGCCAACTGATTGTACGCAGGTATATAATTTGAAGAACAACTAggtatatgtttaaaatacataaatatatcagTGTATTAAGAAGACCACATTTTTATCTCAATGGAACCACCGACAAAACGTCCGTGTCGTCGGTAGGCAATACCCAAAATAAGCCCACTGTCACTGTAAACAAGTCAGATGACGGATTGTACGGTTAGAAACATCAACACCTCATACGTTTGGTCAGTGTACTTTTTCAACCAAATGAGCAATAAAATATCGATTGTTCTGACCATTTTTGGCAACATTTATAGTATGTATTGTTGCAAATAGACACTTATACATTATTGATTTGATTTCGTTAATGTATGAATTTTATTAGCCTACCAGCTTGGGTTTTTAATACATAGCGTGTGTTGCGTTTATAAATTAACTATAATTTTACTTATGAATCACGGTCTTCCATAGTGTAGAAATATATTCTTAGAGCGTATATCAAACGTTTCCTATGTTTGTATCTGTTTAATGTGTCTGGTTTGTTTAGCACTtggcatatttatttatttattgttgtctTAATTATAGCctgttatttattaatgaaaattcattttcgttcatatatTCATAACATGTACATGTGTCAATCGTTTGAATGTAGCCATGTAGTTAATTTgtgtctatttttttttatttcacgcACGTCGTTAATTTTTATTAGATAGTATATTATCGTTGGACCTATGTTGCTCTTAAAGTATCTCTCTTGACAAATTTAACCCAATGTAGACAAAGTTGTTCATTGTTCCAACTATTTGGAATTCTGTTGTTTGTGTTGTTCATTTCCATAATATATGCAGTATGtgttaaaacattttgttaacgTAGGCTTGTTGCATTACAATAGCTAAATACAGCTTAAAATCATGATAAAACTCACAATATTTGAACGTTATAAACTGCAGAAATGTATAAGATAACTGACATTTGGATCCTATAACATGCATAAACCACAATTCCTTTCTTAAAATCTATACAGAGAGCAATCACAACATGTTCATAATCATCAGCACTGTGGGCTTGGCAGTAGTACTCTTTTCGGCCACTTTGCTGATTTGCGCCTTCAGGAAACGCTCCATGCGTACAGGTTGTACTGAGAGTAATacgaatttattttgattttggaACATGTTATACGATTATCTTACAATAATCACGATATTATATATGTGTCGTACTGAAACGAAAATAATATACAAACTGTTTCTGATAATCATTTGATATGGTCATATAATGCGTAGCGATTATGAGGCTCTTTTTTGAAGTTGCCGCAAACATATATCACACCAAACATATAAATTACTAGCTATGATAGCTCTAATGACAGAACAGGACAGAACACAAATACCATCTGTTTCAGAAACAACAAGACAAATGCTCAATTGCA from Dreissena polymorpha isolate Duluth1 chromosome 10, UMN_Dpol_1.0, whole genome shotgun sequence encodes the following:
- the LOC127847939 gene encoding uncharacterized protein LOC127847939: MWRFAMLTYNILVYSNSVQISSYGTSEITTYDDVKSTSPTLHQTDKLTATTKLAFQFDIDESNHNMFIIISTVGLAVVLFSATLLICAFRKRSMRTETTRQMLNCNTGANQVANNDMSSLAITRRDGFIEEPNRDIHVLFMSPIADSYPLSRDKPPTDNATESQQRESDVHTYEDIPDFPLTETVAENGIYCIPIVFFASIPLFIPHENA